The Peribacillus sp. FSL P2-0133 genome has a segment encoding these proteins:
- a CDS encoding ABC transporter ATP-binding protein, which produces MLQLNQIYKVFNEGTPDEKLALGNLELQMTKGEFVTVIGSNGAGKSTLMNMISGKILPDAGEVIIDGENVSAIEEHARAKMIGRVFQDPMLGTAPHMTIEENMAIAYGRTNRRGLGFGVTKKRKELFKECLGTLHLGLENRMTAKVGLLSGGERQALSLLMATFTDPKILLLDEHTAALDPSRAELVTNLTKEIVEKNKLTTLMVTHNMQQAIDLGNSLIMMDKGQIIFEARGAEKQKLTVEKLLNEFQRIKGEKMLNDRAVLI; this is translated from the coding sequence ATGCTTCAGTTAAATCAGATTTATAAGGTCTTTAATGAAGGGACACCAGATGAAAAGCTAGCCCTTGGGAATCTGGAACTGCAGATGACAAAAGGCGAATTTGTAACAGTCATCGGGAGTAATGGGGCAGGTAAATCGACGCTGATGAACATGATATCCGGCAAAATTCTCCCTGATGCCGGTGAAGTCATCATTGATGGTGAAAATGTATCGGCCATTGAAGAACATGCCCGTGCTAAAATGATTGGCCGCGTTTTTCAGGATCCCATGCTTGGTACGGCACCACATATGACGATTGAAGAAAATATGGCGATTGCCTATGGCAGAACCAATAGAAGAGGTTTGGGCTTTGGGGTGACAAAAAAACGGAAAGAACTTTTTAAAGAATGTTTGGGTACCCTTCATTTAGGCTTGGAAAATCGGATGACTGCAAAAGTGGGATTATTATCAGGAGGGGAGCGCCAAGCATTATCATTGTTGATGGCGACCTTCACCGATCCTAAAATCCTGCTTCTTGATGAACATACAGCCGCTCTCGATCCTTCCAGGGCAGAGCTTGTTACAAATCTGACGAAGGAAATCGTCGAAAAGAACAAGCTAACGACATTGATGGTGACTCACAATATGCAACAGGCAATCGATCTTGGAAATTCCTTGATCATGATGGATAAAGGACAAATCATTTTTGAAGCAAGAGGTGCTGAAAAGCAGAAGCTTACCGTTGAAAAACTGCTTAACGAATTCCAACGCATCAAAGGCGAAAAAATGCTCAATGACCGTGCAGTGTTGATTTAA
- a CDS encoding ABC transporter permease, with protein MFSALFNSFESGMIYAIMALGVYLTFRILDFPDMTVEGSFVTGASVAAIMIVNGFSPVMATFCAMVAGFIAGTITGFLHTKGKINPLLAGILMMIALYSINLRIMGASNIPLLSQTTIITNIQDAWAGTGMDNMLNGLLSIVGLGDSLPKTWAILIVMLIVALIIQAGMSAFLKTEIGLALRATGDNEAMVKSFSAHTGNMKILGLAIGNALVAFSGSLVAQYNGFSDIGMGIGIIVIGLASVIIGEALFGSKTIARATLAVIGGAIIYRIVVTLALRVEFLDTGDVKLITALIVVGALVIPKITDKQKEKSRKKRRLKEIQMRHGGTLSKGGEGYASVKSDL; from the coding sequence ATGTTCTCAGCTTTATTCAACTCTTTTGAGTCGGGAATGATTTATGCGATCATGGCACTAGGTGTGTATTTAACATTCAGGATTCTCGACTTCCCGGATATGACAGTGGAAGGCAGTTTTGTGACAGGGGCCTCTGTGGCCGCCATTATGATCGTTAACGGTTTCTCGCCAGTCATGGCCACGTTTTGTGCCATGGTAGCAGGTTTCATCGCGGGGACAATAACGGGATTCCTGCATACGAAAGGAAAAATCAATCCACTTCTGGCAGGTATCTTAATGATGATTGCCCTCTATTCCATCAATTTAAGGATCATGGGTGCATCTAACATTCCGTTGCTTTCTCAAACGACCATTATCACGAATATCCAGGATGCCTGGGCTGGCACTGGTATGGACAATATGTTGAATGGTCTTTTATCGATCGTGGGCCTTGGTGATAGTTTGCCAAAAACGTGGGCCATACTAATTGTTATGTTGATCGTGGCTTTAATCATTCAAGCTGGAATGTCAGCTTTTTTAAAAACGGAAATCGGTCTTGCTTTACGTGCGACGGGTGATAATGAAGCAATGGTCAAGAGTTTTTCCGCCCATACAGGAAACATGAAGATCCTGGGCCTTGCTATCGGAAATGCACTTGTGGCGTTCTCGGGATCCTTGGTTGCCCAATATAACGGGTTTAGCGATATTGGCATGGGGATTGGAATCATCGTCATCGGATTGGCATCCGTTATAATTGGCGAAGCATTATTTGGCTCAAAAACGATTGCACGTGCGACCCTTGCGGTCATTGGAGGAGCAATTATTTACCGAATTGTCGTAACATTGGCACTGCGCGTAGAATTCCTTGATACGGGTGATGTTAAATTAATTACGGCACTTATTGTGGTAGGGGCACTTGTCATTCCGAAAATTACCGATAAACAAAAGGAAAAAAGCCGAAAGAAAAGGCGTCTCAAAGAAATACAGATGCGCCATGGTGGGACTTTATCGAAAGGGGGAGAAGGATATGCTTCAGTTAAATCAGATTTATAA
- a CDS encoding ABC transporter substrate-binding protein yields MKKKLYSTAAMTLVAGLLLAGCGNDKEKDAAKDDSKKDTFNIGVTQIVQHDSLDQAYEGFQAALKDSDINAKYDLQIAQGDQNNSQTIANNFVGDKVDLIFANSTPSALSALNATKDIPIVFTSVTDPVAAELVTSLDKPGGNVTGTTDSHPEAIAKSMKFLAEELGAKTIGTVYNTGEQNSVVQIKNVKAEAKKAGLKVVEASVSTSAEVKQATESLIGKADAFYIITDNTVVSALESVISVANDKDIPLFVGELDSVNAGGFAAYGFSYYDIGYEAGQKAVEILKDGKKPGDIPVQYPQKLKLVINEKAAKDMGVEIKEEWKADAEFVK; encoded by the coding sequence ATGAAAAAGAAATTATATTCAACTGCAGCTATGACATTGGTCGCAGGGTTATTATTGGCTGGGTGTGGAAATGACAAGGAAAAAGATGCGGCAAAGGATGACAGCAAAAAGGATACCTTCAACATTGGGGTAACACAAATCGTTCAGCATGATTCGCTGGATCAGGCTTATGAAGGATTCCAGGCGGCATTGAAGGATAGTGACATCAATGCCAAATATGATCTTCAAATTGCACAGGGTGACCAAAATAACAGTCAAACGATCGCCAATAACTTTGTTGGGGATAAAGTGGATTTAATCTTTGCCAATTCTACTCCTAGTGCTCTTAGCGCTTTGAATGCGACAAAGGATATACCAATCGTTTTTACATCGGTTACCGATCCTGTAGCGGCGGAGCTCGTTACATCTTTGGATAAGCCAGGCGGAAATGTGACGGGTACGACGGATTCCCATCCTGAAGCCATTGCCAAATCAATGAAATTCCTAGCGGAAGAACTTGGCGCCAAGACAATTGGGACCGTTTATAATACAGGGGAGCAAAATTCCGTCGTCCAAATAAAAAACGTAAAAGCGGAAGCGAAAAAAGCGGGATTGAAAGTCGTGGAAGCATCCGTCTCCACTTCAGCCGAGGTTAAACAGGCAACGGAATCATTAATCGGAAAAGCCGATGCTTTCTATATCATTACTGATAATACCGTTGTCTCCGCACTGGAATCGGTCATTTCGGTGGCAAATGATAAAGATATTCCATTGTTTGTTGGTGAGCTTGATTCCGTGAATGCTGGTGGTTTTGCAGCATATGGCTTCAGTTATTATGATATTGGTTATGAAGCGGGGCAAAAAGCGGTTGAAATCTTGAAGGATGGCAAAAAGCCTGGAGATATCCCGGTTCAATATCCACAAAAACTGAAATTGGTCATCAATGAAAAGGCAGCAAAAGATATGGGTGTTGAAATAAAAGAAGAATGGAAAGCAGATGCTGAGTTTGTAAAATAA
- a CDS encoding phytoene/squalene synthase family protein: MTDKSDLHTKAMDFLLKTSRTFFIPISYLPKGLKEAIGAAYLCMRAIDEIEDHPGLPSDIKVSLLQALSELLDADFREEDLKSLFEPYKDDLPEVTLFLSDWIEFCPPGAKDKVLESTKEMAEGMAKWVTKDWQIHNEEELDDYTYYVAGLVGVMLSDMWNWYDGTETDRELAIAFGRGLQTVNILRNREEDAERGVNFYPDGWGFDEMLAHTEHNLALADAYIGEIETKEIIHFCKIPLELAKATLKALKEGKEKIDRTTVTEIVSQVVEH; this comes from the coding sequence ATGACTGACAAAAGTGACCTACATACTAAAGCAATGGATTTTCTCCTAAAAACAAGCCGTACTTTTTTCATTCCAATCAGCTATCTTCCAAAGGGATTAAAAGAGGCTATTGGAGCTGCATACCTTTGTATGCGCGCCATCGATGAGATCGAGGACCACCCAGGTCTTCCTTCAGATATTAAGGTTTCCCTTTTACAGGCTCTTAGTGAGCTGCTTGATGCGGATTTCAGGGAAGAAGACCTTAAATCGTTATTTGAACCATATAAGGATGATCTTCCCGAGGTGACCCTGTTTCTTTCGGACTGGATTGAATTTTGTCCTCCCGGTGCAAAAGACAAAGTCTTGGAGTCGACAAAGGAAATGGCCGAAGGCATGGCAAAATGGGTTACGAAGGACTGGCAAATCCATAATGAAGAGGAACTCGATGATTACACATATTATGTTGCAGGTTTAGTGGGGGTCATGCTGTCTGATATGTGGAACTGGTACGATGGAACCGAAACGGACCGTGAACTTGCCATCGCATTTGGCCGTGGTCTTCAAACGGTCAATATCCTGCGTAACCGTGAGGAAGATGCAGAACGCGGTGTAAACTTTTATCCGGATGGCTGGGGTTTCGACGAGATGCTTGCCCATACGGAACATAATCTTGCATTAGCCGATGCATACATTGGAGAGATTGAAACGAAAGAGATCATCCACTTCTGTAAAATACCCTTGGAATTGGCAAAAGCCACATTGAAAGCCCTAAAAGAAGGCAAAGAAAAAATCGATCGTACTACAGTTACCGAAATTGTCAGCCAGGTTGTCGAACACTGA
- the rnz gene encoding ribonuclease Z, whose amino-acid sequence MDFVLLGTGAGVPAKARNVTSIALQLLEERGTVWLFDCGEATQHQILKTAVKPRKVEKIFITHLHGDHIFGLPGFLSSRSFQGGVDKLTVYGPQGIDAFIKTSLQVSGTHLKYPLEIIEIEEGAVFEDEKFTVTAMSLDHGIYCIGYRIVEKDRPGSLLVDRLRSEGVKPGPLFKALKNGQTVRLDDGRVLNGKDYLSAPQKGRIITILGDTRMCSNALILAESADYLVHEATFSAEESEMASAYYHSTTVQAAETALKAGAKHLILTHISSRYTPEDAERLKEESKAIFANTIMGEDLMAIKVPLYSEESGS is encoded by the coding sequence GTGGATTTCGTTTTATTGGGTACAGGCGCTGGCGTTCCGGCTAAAGCGCGTAATGTGACATCAATCGCCCTTCAATTATTGGAAGAACGAGGGACGGTTTGGTTATTCGATTGTGGGGAAGCAACACAGCATCAAATATTAAAAACGGCGGTCAAACCGCGAAAGGTTGAAAAGATCTTCATCACCCATTTACATGGTGACCACATCTTCGGACTGCCTGGATTTTTAAGCAGCAGATCTTTTCAGGGCGGAGTGGATAAATTGACCGTATATGGTCCACAAGGCATAGATGCATTTATTAAGACGAGCTTGCAGGTGAGTGGAACTCATTTAAAATATCCCTTGGAAATCATCGAAATAGAAGAAGGCGCAGTGTTTGAGGACGAAAAATTCACGGTGACGGCCATGTCGCTTGATCATGGCATTTACTGCATCGGTTACCGAATTGTGGAAAAAGACCGTCCGGGAAGCTTACTGGTCGACCGGCTGCGGTCTGAAGGTGTGAAGCCGGGGCCTCTTTTTAAAGCATTGAAAAATGGACAAACGGTCCGTCTCGATGATGGCCGTGTCTTAAATGGGAAGGACTATCTCAGTGCTCCGCAAAAAGGCCGGATCATCACGATTCTTGGTGATACAAGAATGTGCAGCAATGCGCTCATTCTTGCTGAATCGGCGGATTACCTTGTTCATGAAGCTACATTTTCAGCGGAAGAGTCCGAAATGGCATCAGCCTATTATCATTCGACCACCGTTCAGGCTGCAGAAACGGCTTTGAAAGCGGGAGCTAAGCATCTAATCCTTACGCATATCAGCTCACGGTATACTCCGGAGGATGCCGAGAGGCTAAAAGAGGAAAGCAAAGCGATCTTTGCAAACACGATTATGGGTGAAGATTTAATGGCAATTAAAGTTCCTTTGTATTCAGAGGAATCGGGCAGCTGA
- the zwf gene encoding glucose-6-phosphate dehydrogenase: MTENNKPTALIMIFGATGDLAKRKLFPSIYRLFQKEKINKFAVVGVARRPLTNEEFQTSVKDSILTFGHAEEKVDEFITHFHYHSHDVSSSESYLQLKDIAEKLDGQYQLEGNRIFYLAMAPEFFGTIAEQIKAQGLTDTNGYKRLVIEKPFGHSFETAQKLNEQIRTAFAEDEIYRIDHYLGKEMVQNIEVIRFSNALFEPLWNNRYISNIQVTSSETLGVEERGRYYETSGALRDMVQNHLLQMVALLAMEPPIALTTEEIRSEKVRALRSLRPMKVDEVNQYFVRGQYGEGTIDGQTLPAYRNEHNVDPESNTETYVAGKLMIDNFRWAGVPFYIRTGKRMDVKSTNIVVQFKDIPMNLYYKTEETLNPNLLVIHIQPDEGITLYLNVKKSGTTSNTKPVKLTVSNKGIEHINSPEAYEKLLFDSMRGDATNFTHWDEVALSWKFVDTISNAWENTKDESFPNYEAGSTGPLASDELLEEDGHIWWEIKNNQNDVD, from the coding sequence ATGACAGAAAATAATAAACCAACAGCATTGATCATGATTTTTGGTGCTACCGGAGATTTAGCGAAAAGGAAATTGTTTCCTTCCATATATCGACTATTTCAAAAAGAGAAAATCAATAAGTTCGCCGTCGTTGGAGTAGCAAGGAGGCCCTTGACGAACGAGGAGTTCCAAACAAGTGTCAAGGATTCCATACTTACGTTCGGACATGCGGAAGAAAAGGTCGACGAATTCATTACCCATTTCCATTATCACTCCCATGATGTCTCCAGTTCGGAATCATACCTGCAGTTAAAAGACATTGCCGAAAAGTTGGACGGACAATATCAATTAGAAGGAAACCGGATCTTCTATTTGGCAATGGCACCCGAGTTTTTCGGAACGATTGCCGAACAGATTAAAGCTCAAGGCCTGACCGACACGAATGGATATAAGCGCCTTGTCATAGAAAAGCCATTTGGACACAGTTTCGAAACAGCACAAAAATTGAATGAGCAGATTCGGACTGCATTCGCTGAAGATGAAATCTACCGTATCGATCATTATTTAGGTAAAGAAATGGTACAAAATATTGAGGTAATACGTTTTTCAAATGCCCTATTCGAGCCGCTTTGGAATAACAGATATATATCCAATATCCAGGTTACTTCAAGCGAAACACTTGGCGTTGAAGAACGTGGGCGTTATTATGAAACCAGCGGTGCCCTAAGGGATATGGTCCAAAACCATCTGCTGCAAATGGTGGCCTTGCTTGCCATGGAACCCCCGATCGCTTTGACGACAGAAGAGATTCGAAGCGAAAAAGTGCGGGCATTGCGCTCACTTCGACCAATGAAAGTGGACGAAGTCAATCAATACTTCGTCCGTGGCCAATATGGTGAAGGAACGATAGACGGTCAAACACTTCCGGCCTACCGAAATGAACATAACGTAGATCCCGAATCCAACACAGAAACCTATGTGGCGGGTAAATTGATGATTGATAACTTCCGTTGGGCCGGTGTTCCTTTTTATATCCGTACCGGTAAGAGGATGGATGTCAAATCAACGAATATCGTCGTTCAATTCAAAGATATCCCAATGAATCTGTATTATAAAACGGAAGAAACGCTGAACCCGAATCTTCTCGTTATCCATATCCAGCCTGACGAAGGGATCACACTGTACTTAAATGTTAAGAAATCCGGGACGACATCCAATACAAAACCAGTGAAGCTGACCGTCTCCAACAAAGGGATCGAACACATCAATTCTCCTGAGGCATATGAAAAGCTATTGTTTGACAGCATGCGCGGGGATGCTACAAACTTTACGCACTGGGACGAGGTTGCCCTATCATGGAAGTTCGTCGATACCATTTCCAATGCATGGGAAAATACTAAGGACGAGTCTTTCCCTAACTATGAAGCGGGATCCACAGGTCCGCTGGCATCCGATGAACTCCTGGAAGAAGATGGACATATTTGGTGGGAAATCAAGAATAACCAAAATGATGTAGATTGA
- the gndA gene encoding NADP-dependent phosphogluconate dehydrogenase encodes MTKQQIGVIGLAVMGKNLAFNIESRGYSISVYNRSGSKTDEMMKEAEGKNVTAAYTLEEFVNSLETPRKILLMVKAGAATDATIEQLKPLLEKGDIVIDGGNTFFKDTQRRNEELSKLGIHFIGTGVSGGEEGALTGPSIMPGGQKEAYELVAPILKDISAKVDGDACCTYIGPDGAGHYVKMVHNGIEYGDMQLISESYFLLKNLLGLSAEEFHEVFTEWNEGELDSYLIEITADIFKKYDEETGKPMVDVILDKAGQKGTGKWTSQSALDLGVPLPIITESVFARFISAIKDERVEASKILRGPKAESFTGDKKALIENIRKALYMSKICSYAQGFAQMKAASEENDWNLQYGEIAMIFRGGCIIRAQFLQKIKEAYDREANLNNLLLDPYFQGIVESYQGALREVVSTAVMNGIPVPCLSSALAYFDSYRTETLPANLIQAQRDYFGAHTYQRIDKEGTFHTEWMEK; translated from the coding sequence ATGACAAAACAACAGATTGGCGTTATCGGACTAGCTGTAATGGGCAAGAACCTTGCATTTAATATTGAAAGCAGGGGATATTCAATTTCCGTGTATAATCGCTCAGGATCAAAAACGGACGAAATGATGAAGGAAGCGGAAGGCAAAAACGTAACAGCCGCTTATACGCTTGAAGAATTCGTCAATTCTTTGGAAACGCCACGCAAAATTTTATTGATGGTTAAAGCCGGAGCGGCAACAGATGCAACGATCGAGCAATTAAAACCGTTACTTGAAAAAGGTGATATCGTTATTGATGGAGGGAATACCTTCTTCAAGGACACTCAGCGCCGCAATGAGGAATTAAGCAAGCTTGGCATCCATTTCATCGGTACAGGCGTGTCAGGAGGGGAAGAAGGAGCTCTAACAGGTCCATCCATTATGCCTGGCGGTCAAAAAGAAGCATATGAACTTGTTGCACCGATCTTGAAGGATATTTCAGCTAAGGTCGATGGTGATGCTTGCTGTACGTATATCGGACCGGATGGGGCAGGTCATTATGTTAAAATGGTACATAATGGTATTGAATACGGGGACATGCAATTGATTTCCGAATCTTATTTCCTTCTGAAAAATCTCCTTGGACTATCTGCTGAAGAATTCCATGAAGTCTTTACTGAATGGAATGAAGGGGAACTTGATAGCTATTTAATTGAAATTACTGCTGATATTTTCAAAAAATATGATGAAGAAACCGGCAAGCCGATGGTCGATGTCATTTTAGATAAAGCTGGCCAAAAAGGTACAGGGAAATGGACAAGTCAAAGTGCGCTTGATCTTGGTGTTCCGCTTCCAATCATTACGGAATCCGTGTTTGCACGGTTTATTTCAGCAATCAAGGACGAGCGTGTTGAAGCTAGTAAAATCCTTCGTGGTCCAAAAGCCGAATCATTTACAGGCGACAAAAAGGCTTTGATTGAAAATATCCGTAAAGCACTTTATATGAGCAAAATCTGTTCATATGCACAAGGATTTGCACAAATGAAAGCAGCATCAGAAGAAAATGACTGGAACTTGCAATATGGGGAAATCGCGATGATTTTCCGTGGCGGCTGTATCATTCGTGCACAATTCCTCCAAAAAATCAAGGAAGCGTACGATCGTGAAGCGAACTTGAACAATCTGCTTCTAGATCCATACTTCCAAGGGATCGTCGAAAGCTATCAAGGAGCTTTACGTGAGGTAGTGTCAACGGCTGTGATGAACGGAATTCCGGTTCCTTGCTTATCATCAGCACTTGCCTATTTCGACAGCTATCGCACAGAAACGCTGCCAGCTAACCTGATTCAAGCTCAACGTGACTATTTTGGAGCTCATACTTATCAACGCATTGATAAAGAAGGAACGTTCCATACCGAATGGATGGAAAAATAA
- a CDS encoding DNA polymerase IV encodes MKDMYPKNGRVILHVDMNSFYASVEMSYDVSLKGKPLAIAGNVEERRGIIVTCSYEARKFGVKTTMPIWQAKKLCPQLIIQKPNFERYRKASLAIFDVLRQYTEMVEPVSIDEGYLDISECAELGSPLDIANSIQERIFNTMDLPCSIGIAPNKFLAKTASDMKKPMGITVLRKRDISEKLWPLQVDQMHGIGDKTSEKLQTIGIMTIRDLAHANDSQLKQLLGINGIRLKDRANGIDPRAVDPEAIFEHKSIGNSTTLPHDSSNQKELIGVLDKLSGKVAVRLRNKRLLGQKIGVTIRYKDRRTITRSRTVPNPVFEKKDILDGAIDLFMKNWNGEGIRLLGVTAYDVIEKESAFKQLDIFSFQEDAEKEPLYEAMEHLQNKYGENIIKKGLPLKNRSIGTDTSFSKDFFGQSRRNDPSFDKE; translated from the coding sequence ATGAAGGACATGTATCCCAAAAATGGCAGGGTCATTCTCCATGTAGACATGAATAGTTTCTATGCTTCAGTAGAAATGTCATATGATGTTTCATTAAAAGGCAAACCGCTTGCCATTGCAGGCAATGTTGAAGAAAGAAGGGGCATAATCGTCACCTGCAGCTATGAGGCGAGGAAGTTCGGGGTTAAAACGACCATGCCGATTTGGCAGGCGAAAAAACTATGTCCTCAATTAATCATTCAGAAACCGAATTTCGAGCGTTATCGAAAGGCATCACTGGCTATTTTTGATGTTTTAAGGCAATATACAGAGATGGTTGAACCGGTTTCGATAGATGAGGGGTATCTGGATATTAGTGAATGCGCCGAATTGGGTTCGCCTTTAGATATAGCCAATAGCATTCAGGAAAGAATTTTTAATACGATGGATCTCCCTTGCAGCATCGGGATTGCCCCTAATAAATTTTTGGCCAAAACTGCTTCTGATATGAAAAAGCCAATGGGAATCACCGTGTTAAGGAAACGGGACATTTCGGAAAAGCTCTGGCCTTTACAAGTGGACCAAATGCATGGCATCGGGGATAAGACCTCGGAAAAGCTTCAAACTATCGGGATAATGACGATCAGGGACCTTGCACACGCCAATGATAGTCAACTTAAACAGCTTCTAGGGATCAATGGCATCCGTTTGAAAGATAGGGCTAATGGAATCGACCCAAGGGCAGTGGATCCCGAAGCGATTTTTGAGCATAAGAGCATTGGAAACTCGACAACTCTTCCGCATGACTCCTCCAATCAAAAAGAACTGATAGGTGTATTGGATAAGCTTTCCGGAAAGGTAGCCGTCCGTTTGAGAAATAAACGCCTGCTTGGTCAAAAAATAGGTGTGACGATCCGTTACAAAGACCGCCGCACAATAACGAGAAGCAGAACGGTCCCTAATCCAGTTTTTGAAAAAAAGGATATTTTGGATGGAGCTATCGATCTCTTTATGAAAAATTGGAATGGGGAAGGAATCAGGCTTCTTGGTGTCACGGCCTATGATGTCATCGAAAAAGAGTCGGCCTTCAAGCAACTGGATATTTTCTCCTTTCAAGAGGATGCAGAAAAAGAACCTCTGTATGAAGCGATGGAACACTTGCAAAATAAGTACGGAGAAAATATTATTAAAAAGGGATTACCCTTGAAAAACCGTTCAATTGGAACAGACACTAGCTTCAGCAAAGATTTCTTTGGGCAATCCAGGAGGAATGATCCTTCTTTTGACAAAGAATAG
- a CDS encoding tripeptidase T: MINEERLVNEFMELVQIDSETKNEAAIAKVLKEKLGALGVEVFEDDTTAVTGHGAGNLICTLKGNKEGVDTIYFTSHMDTVVPGNGIKPSIKDGYIVSDGTTILGADDKAGLAVMLETLKVLKEQNIEHGTIEFIITVGEESGLVGAKALDRSLVTAKFGFALDSDGKVGNVVVAAPTQAKVSATILGKTAHAGVAPEKGVSAITIAAKAISRMPLGRIDEETTANIGRFQGGQQTNIVCDHVEILAEARSLIPEKMEIQVAKMKEAFETAAIEMGGRAEVEINVMYPGFKYGAGDHVVEIARKAAKKIGRPCELVKSGGGSDANVIAGFGIPTVNLAVGYEDIHTTNERIPVEELTKLAEMVVTIIKEVSGE, from the coding sequence ATGATAAATGAAGAACGTTTAGTTAATGAATTTATGGAGTTGGTGCAGATTGATTCCGAAACGAAAAATGAAGCAGCCATCGCCAAAGTGCTGAAAGAAAAATTGGGGGCACTGGGTGTAGAGGTTTTTGAAGATGATACAACAGCAGTTACCGGTCATGGTGCAGGGAATTTAATATGTACTTTAAAAGGAAATAAAGAAGGCGTAGATACCATTTATTTCACCTCCCATATGGATACGGTTGTACCTGGGAACGGAATCAAGCCTTCCATCAAAGATGGATACATAGTGTCAGACGGAACGACCATTTTAGGTGCGGATGACAAAGCTGGATTAGCGGTCATGTTAGAAACGCTTAAAGTGTTGAAAGAACAGAATATCGAACATGGTACAATCGAATTCATCATTACAGTCGGTGAAGAATCTGGCTTGGTAGGGGCAAAGGCATTGGATCGCTCCCTTGTAACGGCTAAATTCGGTTTTGCACTTGATAGTGATGGAAAAGTGGGCAATGTGGTTGTTGCTGCACCTACTCAGGCGAAAGTATCTGCAACCATTTTAGGGAAGACTGCTCACGCGGGTGTCGCTCCTGAGAAAGGCGTTTCGGCCATTACGATCGCTGCCAAAGCAATCTCTAGAATGCCATTAGGCAGAATCGACGAGGAAACGACAGCTAATATCGGACGTTTCCAGGGGGGACAGCAAACCAATATTGTTTGTGACCATGTTGAAATCCTTGCAGAAGCAAGATCCTTGATTCCTGAAAAAATGGAAATACAGGTAGCGAAAATGAAAGAGGCATTCGAGACTGCAGCCATTGAAATGGGCGGACGTGCTGAAGTTGAAATTAACGTCATGTATCCTGGTTTTAAATATGGTGCTGGTGATCATGTAGTCGAAATCGCAAGAAAGGCAGCAAAGAAAATCGGCCGTCCTTGCGAGCTGGTTAAAAGCGGCGGAGGAAGCGATGCGAATGTCATTGCTGGCTTTGGCATCCCTACTGTCAATCTCGCAGTGGGCTATGAAGATATCCATACTACGAATGAAAGAATCCCAGTTGAGGAATTAACGAAGCTAGCTGAAATGGTTGTCACTATCATCAAAGAAGTATCAGGGGAATAA